A segment of the Gossypium hirsutum isolate 1008001.06 chromosome D10, Gossypium_hirsutum_v2.1, whole genome shotgun sequence genome:
agcaggatcatacttagaataaatacataattaatacataaaaatacgttattctaaaGTGTTATCACATCCAAACTCATGAAAGGTGTGATTTTAAAAGCAATGATACCGTCTTGATGATTCTGCAAAACTTTTCTTTAATAGACTTACTGTACTCTGTATGTTAGTGATAGTCACCATCTCACCAACTGGAATATGTCTGCAAGAGAATGGATATCTTGCTATATATTTTCTAATGCATTGAACTTTaaccataaaaatatacaattatgTGAATCTTTAAAGATGAGTAGGAGCAAATAGGGATTCTGgttaaaaaatgctaaaaatttgatttactccattaaatttataaaaaaatgatagaaattacatttttactactaTTAAAATAAACAACCTAATTTCGGCCCTTCAAAACAAATGTTCTTAGTTTCACAATATCCTTGCCTACAAATTTGGACCTTCTTTGTGAAAAGGAAAATTACTAGGCCTACGGGGTCAGTTTCTGCCAATTTACATATATGAAAAGTAAACAAAGTTGATTAGAAATATCGTGTTGAACCATTCCTGATTAATCGTCAATGGGGGGCTCCATAGTTGCGTGATCCTACTGGAACTATACTGCGTTTACTTTGAAGTCTCCCCTTATCATTTTCCTAtagttttttatttcttttttattatgttttttctGCCCATATAGTTTCAACGCTTTTctcccaaaattttaattattttaattgcaattaattaaattagagatGATATTATATGTGattgagaataaaataatatttatatgtttttaaccATTAATAATGAAACATTATTTTATTGGTacctaaaaattatatattttaggaTATTCTAATATAAGCTTTCTTTTATTAAGtaggataattttttttcttttgtacaAATAGAAAATGTATTGACCATAAAAACCAAACCCCAAGTAGACGCATTTAACTAAAGCAGGCCCATGGAAATCATTGCCACATTACAGTAGATAGAATGCGATAATATCATCATTCTAAAACTATATATTGCTCTCTGCTTCTTCATGATGACCCACGCACTCTCAATTACAAATCCATCTTATCAATTCACAATTTGTTTCAAGTTGATGGATCCATCAATAAACCATTTTCAAGCGTCCACCTCTTTTTTCCTTATGATTCTTCTCTCATTCTTCAACTTGCAGGGTCTTAACTTGCTTTGTTTAGCAACAGCAAGCCCTCTAGTTAGAGGAAATGACACTGATCAACAAGCTTTACTCCAGTTGAAAGCCAAGATAACTGGTGATCAACTCAACATTATGGAGTCCTGGAATAGCTCCATTCACTTCTGCCAATGGATCGGTGTTACATGCGGTCGCAAGCATCCAAGAGTCACCAAGTTGAAACTTCGAGTCCTCAAACTCTCTGGATCATTGTCACCCTACATTGGAAACTTGAGCTTCCTCAGGGAGTTGGATCTTGCGGGCAACAGCTTCTACAACCAAATTCCTCGAGAAATCGGTGCTTTAAGAAGACTGGGAGCATTAGACCTCTCCAACAACTCCATCAATGGTGAAATTCCTTCTAATTTATCTGCTTGTTCTAAGCTTATATTAGTTGATATGTCGAACAACCAGCTAACGGGAGAAATACCTTCTTTGCTGGGTCTCTTGTCAAACCTGAAAAACTTGGTTTTTTTTAACAACAGTTTGAGAGGGAATATCCCACCTTCACTGGGGAACTTGTCATCCCTGGAGAAACTTGGTTTGACGTATAATGCATTAAGTGGGATTATACCTGAAGCTCTTGGAGAACTGAGAAATCTCCGGTTTTTTGGCTGTGCCGGAAATGCAATCTCTGGTATTATTCCTGTCACAATGTTCAATCTGTCTAATATTAGAGACTTTGATATTGGTATAAACAAGATTCGAGGCACTCTTCATTCTGATTTAGAAATCAATATGCCTCATGTTGAGTTCTTTTCTGTATGGGGAAACCATATCTCTGGACAAATTCCAAATTCATTATTCAATGCCACATATCTTGAATTTCTTCAACTTGATAAAAACAGATTCACTGGAAATGTTCCTTCATTAGAAAAGCTAGATAAACTGTTTAACCTTGCACTAGGAGGAAACCATTTGGGACAACGAAGAGAAGGTGATTTGAACTTTCTTTGCACTTTAGTCAACAATACCAAACTAGGATTTGTAAATGTCGCCGAAAATAATTTTGGAGGGGAATTTCCTGAATGCATTAGCAATTTTTCTAGCAACCTTCGGGGTTTAGGAATGGGTGGGAACAACATTTGGGGAAGAATCCCGGATAGGATAGGAAATCTCATCAATTTGGAGGTGATTTCGGTCTCAATAAATCAACTATCAGGTCCCATTCCCTTTAATATTGGGAGCCTTCAAAAGCTAAAACAATTTTCCGCTGACAATAATGGTCTCTCTGGGACTATTCCCCACTCCATTGGAAATTTAATAGCGTTAACCGAACTTGATTTAAGTTCTAACAATCTTCAGGGCAGCATTCCTTTAGGTCTAGGTAATTGCAAAAATTTGATTCTAATGGATCTTTCTTATAATAATCTTAGTGGACCAATACCCTCCGAAATACTAGGACTATCATCCTTGTCCATTGTACTAAGCTTATCGTCAAACTCTTTGACTGGTGAGCTTGCTGTTGAAGTAGAAAAACTGAAAAATCTAGGTACATTGGGTGTTTCTCACAACAGGTTATCTGGTTTGCTTCCAAAAAACCTAGGTAGTTGTGTAAGTCTAGAGAAGTTGTTCTTGGAAGGCAATTTGTTTGAAGGACCCATTCCATCATCTTTGAGTTCATTGAGAGGTCTTGAGGCATTGGACTTATCTGACAATAATCTTTCCAGTGGGATTCCGGAATTTCTTGAGCGATTTGGGGCATTAACGTACCTAAATCTCTCTTTCAATGATTTTGAAGGAGTAATACCAAGTGAAGGAGTATTTAAGAATGCAAGTGCTACATTTATTGAGGGAAATAGTAAGCTTTGTGGAGGCATCCCTGAGTTACACTTGTCAAGGTGCAACTCCAAAACATCAGCAAACACTTCCCTTAAATTGAAGATAGCAATAATTGTTGTGATTTCAGGAGTGACTTTAGTATTCTCTATTTTCCTCATCATTTGGTTTAGAAAGAAAAAGGAGCAGAAGCCAACGACCACTCTTGTAGAAAATTCTCTTTTACAGTTATCATACCAAAGCATCCTAAGGGCTACTAACGGATTCTCCCCTCAGAATTTAGTTGGTTCGGGAAGTTTCGGATCTGTATACAAGGGAATTATTGAAGCGAATGGGGCAGTTATTGCAGTAAAGGTGTTTAATCTTCTAAATCATAGAGCTTCCAGGAGTTTCTTGGTTGAATGCGAGGCTTTGAAGAACATTCGTCATCGTAATCTTGTCAAGGTATTAACAGCCATTTCCAGTATTGATTATAAAGGCAATGATTTTAAAGCCTTGGTGTATGAGTTCATGGAAAATGGAAGCTTGGAAGATTGGCTACATCCATCTGTTGGCATGAATAAACCAGAGACGATGAGAAACCTAAACTTCTTTCAAAGATTTAATGTGGCCATAGATGTTGCTAATGCACTCGAATATCTGCACCATCGTTGTGAGACGCCGATCATTCATTGTGACCTCAAGCCAAGCAATGTTTTACTCGATGGGGAAATGGTTGGTCATATAAGTGACTTCGGCTTAGCAAAAATCCTTTCTGGAGATAAGCCTAACTTTTCTACTAATGAATCAAGCTCCGTTGGATTAAGAGGAACTATCGGCTATGCTCCACCTGGTATGTTcacttttttcatttctttaattatttaaaagaacaaaaatcGATCTAAAAGCAGTCTTGTTATATATTTAGAGGTTTTACACtacaattatttatatatgtattttgtgaCGAATTAATTATAGAATATGGCATGGGAAGTGAGTTATCAAGAAATGGCGATGTGTATAGCTATGGCATCCTCTTGTTAGAGATGTTAACAGGGAAAAGGCCAACGAATGAAAGGTTTACAGAAGGTTTAAGTCTTCACAACTTTGTCAAAACAGCTTTGCCCGATCGAGTGGTTGAGATTATAGATCCCATTCTTCTTCAAGAAAGTGTCAGAGGAGGAATAGTTGCGGACATCACTCTTAATGAAAACAACTTAGGAAATGACATACATCTTCAGTGCTTGAATTCAATATTCGAAATAGGACTCACTTGTTCTACCGAATCACCGAGTGAGAGGATGGACATGAGTAATGTTATTACCAAGCTTTGTTCGATTAGAGAGAAGTTTCTTCGTCCAACTCGGTTACGTCGTGGTGTTTGAACTTTGTAAGCTACTCAGTCAGCAGGTAATAGTGTCTTCTATCTTAGTGAAATACTCATTTGTTTCGTCACTTTAGTTTTGTTTGATAAAGTGTGTTTGGAGTAGaacatttaaaaaaacatatataattttaaattaacaaaCACATCTCTCTCATATTCTCTCTTCTCATTATTGTAACTTTGAAGGATTGATTTTTATAAGATGAAAAATTATTATCTCCCTTATTTTGTTTCCTCTCATTTTTCTTCCCTACTAATTACACTTAACAATCTCACCATTAAACAAATCTCTACTGTTCTCATGATATGATGTGCTTAAATAAATCCAGTTGCAGGTATCTAAGGTGTTGTATGGATGAACTTCAAAGAGGCTTAAGTCCGATAAAGTGCTTGATGTTCTccaagaaaatagaagaaaaatggagttctttttcttgttttctaCCAATAGTTTTCAGTGTAATGTGTATAAAAATACTTCGTTTTTGTCTTCGCATCATAACTCATAAGCTACTAGATTGTGATGAAGTCAGACTATAAATAACAATGTTGAATTTTGTCTTTGCATCTTAACTCATAAGCTAGTAGATTATGATGAAGTCAGACTTTAAATAACAGTGTTGGATTTTAACTTTGCATCTTATTGTATCAGTCATGGTATTGAACATGTTAGTCATTGGCTGTTCATAGGAACCTACTTTTGCAACTTTTTAGAATTGCATAGTTTTCCAAAGCCCATTGGCTTCTATAATCATAGACTTCCATCCcagattttcaaaataaattaataactatTAGTCCAACTTTCTTTTTGAATTTGGAGGTTGCTCTTAGTTGAATTCTATAATATAGATTATAAATAagcgaaaaaaaataaaaataaaaatttaacaaatgaaatttagaaaattttcaaaatacatatatctttttctagattttttactttttggaacttaaaataattaaaaacacaaaagattaaaaattttataaaattcaaaaagcaatttattataatcatatttttaaaatttaaccaatttaagcGATAGATTATCGgttattgaaatatataaaaccGAACCGACCAACTTAATTGACTCACAattattattcttaatttattttaaaaatatttataaaataatatatactataaTTTTAATTACCTAAACCCAAAGTTAAATTACTCAACCCAACCAACAATCcattaatatttcaattaatttaaaaaagacTTGTAATGTCTTTATGCACGAATTAGAAAGAACACTTAGTGTATTCTTTGGAGGAATTTGTTtggaatttgtttaagtgcataAACACACTGTTTTgatgttgaaattataactaAGTTTTTCATGAAAAAGTCTTTAGGCAAACTGCATAACCAAATTTTTTTGTCcatctttcttattttattcttttaagaaGTAAATCAAAACCATAAAATCAATTCTTTTATGAGTAACTATTCTTGTAATTTCTTTCTTTGTTACCGAGTCGCCCATTTCCTAGTTTCAATCAAAGTTTCTTGGGATTCCTTGGGGTAGTTTTTGCCAAATGCTTTAACCATTGACCAATTGAATGCCTTGGCTTAAATTTCCAGTCAACTCTTTTTACAGTGCAAGACTTTGGGGGTTGTTCTTCATAATCACTACTAACAACCCACTCAATTTCTTGTACCATTAACATAGCACTAATCTAAGATATCCTTCGATCCCACTATCTTCTACATCTTTTGGCAGGAGATGCGTAAATTACAATTTTCGGGTACATCTATTGTAGTTAAAGATGGTGTCACATGTGAATGGTTAGTGCTGCCATGACAACAAAAAAATGACGTCGTTAGGTTCAGGTATTGAACTAGTGGACGAAAAAAAAAATTCGGATACTAATCTAGGATAAAAAAACTATAGATACCAATTTAGGAGAAATGAACAAACTCAAATACTAATGTTATATTTaaccttattttaaattaattatgattatatttatacgaataaaatatttcaaaacttcaaaagaatcataattttgaaaaataagtaTTCAAATCTCAACTCTACAACTTTAAATCAtacagataaaaataattataattttaataaaaattgtgataattacccatttaaaaataattataattattagataaaattataataatgttaaatattaaattataatattaatttttttattaaatttgtcttcaaaatattttgaaa
Coding sequences within it:
- the LOC107934375 gene encoding probable LRR receptor-like serine/threonine-protein kinase At3g47570, which gives rise to MDPSINHFQASTSFFLMILLSFFNLQGLNLLCLATASPLVRGNDTDQQALLQLKAKITGDQLNIMESWNSSIHFCQWIGVTCGRKHPRVTKLKLRVLKLSGSLSPYIGNLSFLRELDLAGNSFYNQIPREIGALRRLGALDLSNNSINGEIPSNLSACSKLILVDMSNNQLTGEIPSLLGLLSNLKNLVFFNNSLRGNIPPSLGNLSSLEKLGLTYNALSGIIPEALGELRNLRFFGCAGNAISGIIPVTMFNLSNIRDFDIGINKIRGTLHSDLEINMPHVEFFSVWGNHISGQIPNSLFNATYLEFLQLDKNRFTGNVPSLEKLDKLFNLALGGNHLGQRREGDLNFLCTLVNNTKLGFVNVAENNFGGEFPECISNFSSNLRGLGMGGNNIWGRIPDRIGNLINLEVISVSINQLSGPIPFNIGSLQKLKQFSADNNGLSGTIPHSIGNLIALTELDLSSNNLQGSIPLGLGNCKNLILMDLSYNNLSGPIPSEILGLSSLSIVLSLSSNSLTGELAVEVEKLKNLGTLGVSHNRLSGLLPKNLGSCVSLEKLFLEGNLFEGPIPSSLSSLRGLEALDLSDNNLSSGIPEFLERFGALTYLNLSFNDFEGVIPSEGVFKNASATFIEGNSKLCGGIPELHLSRCNSKTSANTSLKLKIAIIVVISGVTLVFSIFLIIWFRKKKEQKPTTTLVENSLLQLSYQSILRATNGFSPQNLVGSGSFGSVYKGIIEANGAVIAVKVFNLLNHRASRSFLVECEALKNIRHRNLVKVLTAISSIDYKGNDFKALVYEFMENGSLEDWLHPSVGMNKPETMRNLNFFQRFNVAIDVANALEYLHHRCETPIIHCDLKPSNVLLDGEMVGHISDFGLAKILSGDKPNFSTNESSSVGLRGTIGYAPPEYGMGSELSRNGDVYSYGILLLEMLTGKRPTNERFTEGLSLHNFVKTALPDRVVEIIDPILLQESVRGGIVADITLNENNLGNDIHLQCLNSIFEIGLTCSTESPSERMDMSNVITKLCSIREKFLRPTRLRRGV